GGCTGCGAGCTCGCGGCCCAGCAGCACTGCTTGCGCACGATCGTGGCGCCAGTGTGCGTCAACAGCCAGGCGGACCGAGGTCGCCGCCGACCCCAGGGCCGAGGCGACCTGGTCATACGCGTCGATGGTGGCCGGGACGTCGTCGACCAGGTGCAGCTTGAGTCTGCTGAGTCCGGACTCGACCGCGGCGGCAGCAGCCTCGGGCCTGGCGTCGCCGGCGGGCAGGTCCGTGAGGTAGACGGGCACCTCGTTGCGGGTGGCGCCCCCAAGCAGCCGGTGCACCGGCACCCCGAGCAGCTTGCCTTCCAGGTCCCACAGCGCCAGGTCGACGGCGGCGACGGCATCGGCATGGTGGCCCTCGCGATGACCTCGCTCCCGCATGACGCTCTGCAGCAGCGCGGTCATCGGGCGGACACCACTGACCTCCTGTCCGACGATCAGCGGGCCCAGCAGATGGGTGATGACAGCTGCCGGCGCCTCGGGGACGACGGGGCTCAGGCACTCCCCCCACGCCACGACGCCGTCGGCGACCACGCGAACCAGCAACGTCTCATCCGTGGCCGGGTAGACCGATCGCGTGCTGCTGCGGCGGTACCGCGGACCCGCCGGGTCGACGGTGGTGCCGGCGCGCGGGAGGCGCAGCACGTACGGGGTGACGGACTCGATCTCCGTCATGACACTCCTCCGGCCCAGCAGGGCGTGGGGGCGGCGCCCACCCCGACCTCGGCCGCATGGATGCGGCCGGCTCGTTCGTCGTCGGCCTCGACGCCCACACTGGCGGTGCTGATGTAGCAGTACCCACCATGCAGCGCGACCGAAGTCGGCCTCGCCGTACCCACGTCGACCTCCAGCAGCACCCGCCCGTCGGGTGAGATCCGCTGGACCAGCGCGGCGTCCCACAGCGCGACCCAGACGCACCCACTCTCGTCGACGGCGATGCCATCAGGGTTGCCCTGCTCGAAGCGGAACACCTGACGCCGGTGCCGGAGCGCTCCGCCGATCACGTCGAAGACCTCCAGCGCTCGACCCGGCAACGTGTCGACGTAGTACATCAGCCGCCCATCGGGTGTGAAGCTGATTCCGTTGGAGACAGTCACCCCGGTCAGCACGGTCTGCACCGAACCGTCGGTGGTCACATGATAGAGCGCCGCTTCCGGCAGTCGGGCATGTGACTGGCTCCCCAC
Above is a window of Ruania suaedae DNA encoding:
- a CDS encoding enolase C-terminal domain-like protein, with the translated sequence MTEIESVTPYVLRLPRAGTTVDPAGPRYRRSSTRSVYPATDETLLVRVVADGVVAWGECLSPVVPEAPAAVITHLLGPLIVGQEVSGVRPMTALLQSVMRERGHREGHHADAVAAVDLALWDLEGKLLGVPVHRLLGGATRNEVPVYLTDLPAGDARPEAAAAAVESGLSRLKLHLVDDVPATIDAYDQVASALGSAATSVRLAVDAHWRHDRAQAVLLGRELAARGAWFLEAPTAPEDHRGHAMVGASGITVAAGEAMRSRFDFSNWARVEALGIAQPDVGRCGISELDAIARVMEASHVGFAPHHSMATGLAYAAALHLCAAHPNLVAMEYSPAVARRSRDLVRAPFLEEPPTDGTLQVPYGPGLGVEVDEATVAMLST
- a CDS encoding SMP-30/gluconolactonase/LRE family protein, yielding MVSLERLVVVRRIAAEPVTTAAYRQGESLRLDGRSNRLLWVDMRDGAMFSAHPDGMTTGPATRLPVAPAVGCVAPASAGGFLVAAGRDVLAVAADGSVSTVLPDVLADDRCLLNDGVCAPDGSFWVGSQSHARLPEAALYHVTTDGSVQTVLTGVTVSNGISFTPDGRLMYYVDTLPGRALEVFDVIGGALRHRRQVFRFEQGNPDGIAVDESGCVWVALWDAALVQRISPDGRVLLEVDVGTARPTSVALHGGYCYISTASVGVEADDERAGRIHAAEVGVGAAPTPCWAGGVS